In Zygosaccharomyces rouxii strain CBS732 chromosome E complete sequence, the DNA window TCTTGAAACCTGCAACTTTGGTAATCGATCGTGGTATGTCTTTACACAAAATGATCAGATTGTTGACGCATTCTCTAGGTGGTGAAGCATTTTTAGCATTCGAAGGTAATGAATTTGGCCATCCTGAGTGGTTAGATTTCCCCAATGTTAATAATGGTGACAGTTTCCATTATGCTCGTAGACAATTCAATTTAGCAGACGACAACTTGTTACGTTACAGAATGTTGTATGAATTCGATGCCGCTATGCAAAACTGTGAAAGAAAACACCAGTGGCTAAATACACCGCAGGCATACGTCTCTTTAAAACATGAAGGTGATAAGGTAATTGCGTTTGAGCGTAATGGACATTTGTTCATGTTTAATTTCCATCCTACTAAAAGTTATACTGATTACAGATTTGGTGTGGATGTTGCGGGTACTtataaaattgttttgaaTTCCGATCGTAAAGAATATGGCGGTTACGATAGAGTTGATGAAAGTGcaagatttttcaccacTGATTTAGCATGGAATGGTAGAAAAAACTTTATTCAAGTTTATATCCCATCCAGGGTAGCACTGGTTTGCGCCCTTGAGTAATATATCAATATCATATTGAGACGTTTTTAGATTAGTGATAGTAGcgataataataatattaataataataataataattgttgttttgtttttttttcttttcttttggCTCTTCGAACTTTTTGATCGGATCTCTATTCCCAAATGATCAGTATACCTCGATCTATCTGCAATTAGATTCTAATATGCTTACGAGCTTGGCAGAGCACACAACATGGGGACTTGTTAGCGCCGTATGTGTTGGGTGTGTGGGTGTAATGGATTCAGTTGCTCATGCCCCAGTGAATGGAAAAACTCTTACTGCAATACGTTTATTCCAAATGGTTAATGATACTGTTGTTTCCAGCTAGGAGCTCTGTCCATTAGCTCTGGTTTCACCCTGTTGGTTTCCTCTACGGGGGCTTCAAAGTCTCATGTACGAGTATAACGTCTTCCTACAGCATTCGTTGGCCCCACAGAATCGACGTTCTTTAATCACACTATGAGACCTTAGGAGTTGtttattggaaaattatAATATTCCTTAACTGAGGATCtgcaaaaaaaaattaagcCCTGCAGGGGGCTCGAACCCCTAACCTTGTGATTAAGAGTCACACGCGCTACCGATTGCGCCAGCAAGGCTTACTAGAACTTGAAATTTCAGTTTCGAAAATTATAATTTGTCTATAATATGATGTCATGTGATTGACACGTAAAATGtgaaaattctttaacgCCGAAGAAGTTGCCTCATTTTGTCAAAACTCTTGGCGTAGAATATTCTTCCAAAGCTCAAATCAGCCGattttatttgaataaaGGCTTGGTTAAAGTCAGAGGGAACTACCACGGTAGGTGTTGCTGTCAATCAACCAGTATTGTGTATAATTCATCGAAGCactttttttgttcttgttttaGCCAGGCATTAAGCTGTCAGAATATTCACATACAAAAGAACACATAGAAAGGAAGATTAACGCTCTTTACTATCGAcagaaaagaacaagaactaAACGAGCAGCAGAAAGATAATCTCAATACTTATTGGTGGGATATATCTTAACTTTACGTTGAATTTtcgttgtttttttttcttcattgcTACTCTTTAGTACGACTCTTTGAACTAAGACTCCTTATTCAATTCTCGAGAttttcaattgcaattcCAGTACGTGGTTCGCTAGTTTGGtttaatggtgaagatTAATGGTAAGGTAGTTCCATTGGCGCATACGGTGTGTGCGTCTAGTGCATTTTTAGCTTCACTACTGGCCGGTTGTATATTACATTACGACAAAATTGTGAggaattcattttttgaATATCCTGATGAATGGTTCCCTAGTGTGTCAGCAACAATTGGCAGTTTTTACCCTGAAAGAAGTATTTTCCAAGCTTTAATAGCTTTAGCTGCAATTCCAAGATTTTTGCTAATTTTAGGACATTATTATTTAAGCGGTTCAATCACTACGTTAATAATTGGATTAGTTAGAACCCTTTCATGTGGAGGTTGGGTTTACATTACAAGCACGGATGATCAGGATGTCCATGATTTGTTCATGATTCTTTACATCGCCTTAACATTACCATGGAACGTATATGTTACTAAATcaagtgaaaaatccaaaaaatggagaaaattaatttcaattggtttTTTCGGTACTATGGTACCATTAGTTCAACATTTTGTTAAACATAAAGTTCATATGGTTCCTGGCGCTTATTCTATTTATGCGCTACTTGGATGGTCATTGGTAGCATTGGATATTGCATTTGATGCATTTTccattaaagattttacttcaattgaaattaatttaGGTTTAGAACCTTTACAACAAGGTACTTGGTTGTTTAAACGTGAAGAGACCAGTTCTAAACCAGTTAATGGtgttaaagatgaaaaattggtatcAAACGGTAAGGAATCAAAATTAGCTACAAATTCTGAGAGAGATGCACCAGGTTTGTATCCATCTACTTTGCCACAAGTTGAGTCTTATACTTACATTTTGACCAATACTTACAATTCCTTTATCTTTTGGACTGCTGTAACTTCAATTACTTGCAGTATCTGGTATTTCCCATTGTGGAACATGGGTCTTTCTGGCTATGAAGCCGTTATGGTGTATGATCTCCTACCAATACTACTGTACATTCCCTACGTGCCCCAAATTATTCATCAACATGCTGTTTTATTAGGTGGATTGCTCGTTGTGGGATCTCATTTCGTTGGATTGCCGGAAAGTCGCCTGCTGGTGACTGGTGCCGGTGATGCTCTTGTGGTGAGTGCATTTGTactcaatttgaaatctatTAAAAGACCTGAAGTCAATGCCGCTTTCACTGTGACATGGTTGTTGGGTCTAGTCATCTCTGTGATATTAAAATTCGCCTGCCATGGTAACAATCCCTTGTGGCCTATTACTAAAGCTGAAAATGGTGGCTATCACAACATTGGATTGATTTTCACAACCATTTTTGGAATCTTGGCACCTTATGTCAATTCATTACATTTTGCTCCCAAAGATAGTTCTAAGGCTGACGGAAAGACTACGGAATCTATAAAGAGTAACAAATACAAGTTTTTTGTGGGTCTTGGATTCGGTTCCATAATTTTTAGTCTTCACCGATTCTTTACCGATGCCTCTGCATTGATTTATTGGTCTTGGGAGGGTTGGAACCAAGAAACTCAAGGCCCCTTGGCTTGGCCATGGAGTGGGTTAACTTGCCTTGTCATGCTATTAGCTTCTTTAACCTCCGTGAGATTCTCTAAAAATACATGGGTACCTGGTATCCTTTTGTTGGAATCTACTTGGGTCTTGTGCAATAGAAACATTACTGAATGGGATAACTATCTTTACGGTGGGTTACCTTATATCTTGGGTGTGATTTGGACCATTCCATCATATTTTGCAGCTTTGAGTGAATTACAGAGTGTTGGCGTCATAATTCTAGGTTTTGTTACCTATGCGTTCATCAGTTTTGCCACTGTTTGGACCGTTGCGTATGCATTTGTTCCTCTTGGATGGTTATTGAGAGAAAGAATCGAGGTTGTTATTTGGTTTTCAACCGCCTTGATTGTAATTGGTTTATTTGTGATTAAAGTACCTGCTGACACCGTAAACAGCATTAGTTCAAAACCATTGGGCAATGCTTTCTTCAAACGTATACTGATTTTAACCTCGGTAATTGCTGCCATGATTGGAGGAtttacttttgaaaatagaCCTACTGGAGTACCTCAACCATATCATCCAGAGTCCCAAATGATTACAGCGGGTATTTGGACCGTCcattttggatttgataaCAACATGTGGGCATCTGAGGAAAGTATGGCGTTCTTGCTTAAATCTATGGAGTTAGACGTTGTTGGTTTACTAGAAACTGATACTCAACAAATCCCAATGGGTAACAGAGACATTACGAGTAAATTGGCCCATGATTTGAACATGTACGCTGATTACGGTCCAGGTCCTAATAAGCATACATGGGGATGTGTGCTTTTGTCGAAATTCCCTATCGTTAATTCCACTCACCATTTATTACCTTCACCAGTTGGTGAACTTGCACCTGCTATCCATGCAACTTTAAAGACATATAACGATACTTTGGTTGATGTGTTTGTTTTCCACGGTGGTCAAGAAGAGGACGAATTAGATAGGAAGTTGCAAAGTGAAGTGATGGCAAAATTAATGGGTTCTACTCAAAGGCCTACAATTCTTTTGAGTTATTTGGTTACGGATCCACATGAGGGCAATTACAATACTTATGTTAGTGAAACGAGCGGTATGAGAGATATTGATCCAAGTGATTATGAGAGATGGTGCGAATACATTCTTTAcaaggatttgaaaaaactggGTTACGCAAGAGTCTCTAGAGGTACAGTTACAGATACTGAATTACAAGTGGGTAAATTCCAAGTTATACCAGAAACGCAAGTGAAAAAGCTGGGTGAAAAGCTCTATGATACCGTTACCTTAGATACCGCTGAGGAAGATGCACATCTTTTCCCcgaagaatttttcgaCGAAGGTGAAAGAGGACATTACTATCACGTTTTTAATAGACCTCGTTACTTTTCGCTTAATTGATTAAGcttgcatttttttttttttttatttgtttgtttgtttgtttgtttgtttgtttgtttgtcTTATTATTTAAGTTTTCGTAATAGTAATACACCAGCCAAGATATCTGCTTATATCATACATAATCCGTtatttcaacttcttcgACTGTTAAGtttttcattaatttctCACTTTGATTGCTTATGTATTGATTTACATCGACTTGTTGAATGGTTAAATTGGAGTAAGGAAATCCAACCAGCGGAAAATCCTTGCCCTTGATAACAGACCATAAATTTTGGAACCTTTTCAAGACTTCAATATTGACGCCTCTGTTCAAAGACCATTGCAGGAAAACTTTTTCACATTTGTCAATAGCTTTTTGTGAGAGTTGTTCATCTCTTGCAATTAATTGGTATTGACTACCAAGCGTTAAGGATTGATCAGGAGGTAAAACCCCCAGGTCTTGTAAATTATCAAtcacaaatttcaaatccattgaTAATATGACCGTTGAAAAATCATTACAGAGAGGTAAACTATTTAAGATTAATTTAACctgaaaaagaaggaaaggAAGAATAGTGAACGGTTGAAgtttgtttgttgtttttcGCTAAcgttaatttttttctttttttttcactttttcgCCTTGAGATACATTCGTTACTCGGACAACGAGGTGGAATTAGGATTAGATTTTGCAACTTCTTCTAGGCCAGTTACCGAACCTTTTTCGGAGTCGTCCTTAGGTGAAATTCTATCTGAATCTCCGGTATCTTCAACGTGTTCCAAATCAGTCTTGTGCATTTCTTGATCGAATTTACTTGCACTTGGTATGGTTGGAACCCAACTGTGAGTCTTCCAAGCGGGTATATGAGCTTCCCACATTTGATCAATCTCTTCTAAAGTCTTACCCTTAGTTTCAGGGAACAGTAAAAAAGTATTAATTGTTAATGCGACACAAAAGACACCAAACATAATATAAGTCTTCCAagtcaaatttttgaaagcGGAAGGAACAAATAACGCCAGCGCAAAATTAAAGATCCAGTTAACTGCTGTACAAAGACCTGAACCTTTAGCTCTTTCCGtattgttgaaaatttcagCACAGTAAATCCAAATGCAAACACCCCAGGTTGGTGCGTATGAACAAACAAATAAATAGGAGCAGGCAATAACTCCATTGGCGGCAGGTTTATTTGATTGAGGAATTGCAATTCTAACCGTCTCATCTCCTTCAAATCCATGGGGGTAAGGATCTGAATAAGTAGCCAATAAACCACCAACCGCAAATAACCATGCACACATAAGTAAGCCGCCGATAAGTAAAACAGGTCTTCTACCACATTTATCCATTAAGAAGAGTGCAGGAATAGTCATAACGACATTCAAAACGTATTGAATAGAACCCGAAACCAAAACGGCACCACCCTTGAAACCAGCCATCGTGAAGATGTAAACGATGTAATACATCATGACGTTCATACCGCACATTTGCTGCCACATTTGTGCCATCATACCGACCATGGTCTTTACTCTTGTCTTTGGTCTAAATAGATCCTTTAGTTGGAAGGCCTCGGCTTCTTTATCGATTTCCACTTgttctctaatttcttctaattgaATCATAACTTGTTCATTTTCTCTATTACCCTTTGCAGCAACTCTAATTACAATatcttcagcttcttccCAATAATCATGCAATGCCAACCAACGTGGTGATTCAGGTAAGAAAAAAACTGCAATTAACAGACAAGCTCCTGGTACCAGCTCAATACCCCAAGTTAATCTAAATGAACCTGCACCATTAATAAAATGAGCACCATAACcaatgaaaaataataTCATAATACCTAGAGTAAcagaaaattggaaaagacCACCAATAGCACCTCTAATCTTTGGAGGTGCTATTTCAGAACAGTAAACAGGTGCAACACTAGAACCAAATCCAATACCCAGACCTGAAACGACACGACCTACACAAAGCATTGCTAAATCTTGAGAAGCACATTGTAAAACAGCACCAATCATCCAAAATATTGCACAAAGGTGAAGCGAAACTCTTCTGCCAAAATTATCAGAAAAATATGGTGCAATTAATGACGCAACAAATGAACCTGCTGGCATACATGCTGTAATACCACCTTGTTCAGTGGGACCCGGCGTACCAAAATATTCTTTATAACCATCAGTACCGATCATAGATGACATTGAAGAAACGTCAAAACCAAACATTAGACCAGATATACATGAAGTAAACCCAATCACAAAAATATTGTATATTTTTGGGAACTTATCATATATGGTCACCCTGTAATTGATTCTTTTACCCATCAGGGCACATCCTATTTGTTTTTTATCTATCTTCATCGTTCTTGAAAAATCAGACCCGCCGATGTAGTATTGTCTATTTGTTTgttgataaagaaaaaagacaaagatAATTAAATGAGAAAATATTTAGTCATTCGGGAAAAACTTCAAGACCATTAACAACTAACTATCCTTTTATATTCCTGTTTTCCTGCTTCTATGATACCTCCTTCTCACCCTCCCACGTAACACAATTTTACAATTCTTTTCTGAAAGCGGGTTGCTTTCCGTATATCATTTTTGGCTTTACTTACTTGCATTCATTAATTGATTCCCTATCCccaataacaacaataattaACTGTCGACACGAATAGTTCCAAGTTACgtattttcttcatctcctCCTTTCCGCCTTAATGTCTAGGTCTCAGTGAACAACCGCTTTCGTCTACGGCAGACTCCTTGCCGCGTCATGAAGGAAAGAATCTGCTGTGCGGCTGCGGGGTGGAAAATATTCCCACAGGATATCGGAACATGTTGAAGCGTTGAAAAGTAGTCATCCGGAGAATCGGAATTGTTTCATGATCGAAGAAACCGCCGTACCAATGCAGGAGTGCGGGGAATACTTGCAGGAAAAATGTTAATAGTACTTTTCCTTTACCCCACAAAATATTTCCCCTTCTGGAAAGGTATGCGCCGTGCGGTGCACGGGTGGATGTACTCCGGGATGACGCTATTCGAAGTTGGCGGACTAGTGTTGTCCGTGGAATACGTCATTTATGCTGGCTGTTCGATAGGACCTCTAGAATGATGAAATGCCAAACACAATGAAACGCGGGGTAGGATCGGAGAGAGGGGAGGAAGTGATAAGcctcttttcttcatcccACCGTCCGCCATTCTTGATTCCGGTGCTGCGGTCCCTCTTTCTTCTATTCTATGCTTCCTTTTTTTCGAGATCACGGGGCATTAGAAAGGTAGTTGAATTAAAATGCGTCATCGTTAAATCTCTTTAGCTCTATGAGAGGCTCGACTTGCCATAATTTCAGCAATTCTTGGCTTCTTTTGACAACACGTTTATCCGGTGGTGTCaattcatcctcttctttctttttctcttctttttctttcataTCGTCTTCCTTGGTGTCATGCTCTTTGGCATCATCCTCTTTAGTAACTTCTTGCTCTTCCTCCCCTTCGACGATTCTTCTCATTTTTTCGTCTTGTTGATCAATGTACTCGTTCCATTGGCTGACGTTTGCTTTACAAACAGCTGTAACACGATCTTTAATTGCAGGacttttcaattctttgaaatatgaCAATAGTAGTTCGTCATATTCAACTGGGATTTCTTCTGCGTTGAAAAAATGTTTAATTAACCAATTCTGCTTttgtttggaaaatttccaaatatcAATAACTTCTGACTCTGAGGAATTGTCATCGTCATCCTGATCGTCgttgttaaatttttccGAATAATTATTCCTTACGTTGGTTAATGAACTCAATGAATCCGgcaaattctttggattaACTTTGTTCAAATAAAATTCGATCAAGTATCTTAATTGATCCTTAAGCACATTTTGTTTTCTTGCATCTCTCTCTTCTCTAGGTaacttttccttctttttatcaCTCTTAGTTTTTTTATTCGAAGGTAAATCGGTATCTTCACGATCTTCTCCTCTAATAATTTTCTGCTTTTGTTTTTTAGTCAATGATCCCGTTGCCAAATGGGTTGTGATATTCAACggatcatcttcttcttcattggCATTTGTTGAGTCTCGTTGTTGATTCTTTTTAATAGTAATTCTTTTCCAAGCGGGGACATGTTCTGACATGTTCGAGAGATGATTATAAGTTGCAGTTGCTGTGTTAACGGTAGCGATTCTTTTAATCCAAAGATGTCTTTAGTCCTCAGTTCAACCcgctcatctcatctcatctcatctcatcttagctcaatttaaattttccTGTCTTGTTATTCCACCTCCTGggaatggaaaaatttttttttcaaagcaCCCATACCTACAGAAGACAACACTTCAGCGGCTAATGTGTCATGTGATATGTAAGGTGAAAACGGAAGTGGATAAAGTATTGACGAAGCTTGATTCTTGCATTCCATTGAATTCACATTttaaaattctaattcattGGTTCTCTAAGCTAAAGAAGCTCATATTTATATTCTAAATCCTATTGATTACTTTGTTTTTAAATAATGGCTTAAGGGAATAATTACACCAAGCACCCAAACTTAAAATTAAAGGAAGGAGAAACTACGGGAGGAAAACAAACCTACTTTTACGTAGAAAATGATACTTTTAaaaggatttggaaaaattcaaaaaaagaaaaaagtcTGGAGGATGCGAGGTTCGAACTCGCGCGGACAACCGTCCAACAGATCTTAAGTCTGCCGCCTTAGACCACTCGGCCAACCCTCCTAAGTAACTTGATATTGGTTCAATCTTTATTCTATTTACACATACtaacaagaaaattttggcGGTTATGCGGACAAATAGCCTAGAAACTCGTTCTTGGAGTTGATCAAGAATCAATTTAAATCTTGGGGACCATATCCCAATGATTGGGAAGAAGTATAATGGAACACCTGTGATGCATGAATAAGTAAACGATATCATTCGATTTTACAATTGACCTAAAGTAAAATATGTAAGTTCTTGAAGTTGATTGAAACATGTGTTGAAAATCACCTTTTTTCGTTTACCAAAGGGTATCAGAATCTTGGGCTGAGCCAGGTCAATTAACAGATAAGGATACGGACCTGTCAAGCTTAGACGCCAAGATCAAATCAAAAACATTGCAAATGAAAATACCCGCTAAAATTCCCAGCACAGACAGTGATTGGACATCCGATGAACTAATTCTCAATATTCGAAGAAGCGCCTAATTGTATATAAGTCATGATCAATGTGAATTTTCGTAAGACATATGAACTCCAAGATAAGCTAAAGAAAATATTCTAATGACAGGAATTTTATCATGAAAAGCCAACGATAATGATAGAGAGTAAGAGTTGCAGATATCAAAAGTCAGAAGCGTTATGGGAGCAGAGTTACAAGAACTAGTTGTAACAGGTAGCAAGAGAAACTATAATTTTTAACTCAGCATAATCcaaaaaatagaaaaaatatcTGGAGGATGCGAGGTTCGAACTCGCGCGGACAACCGTCCAACAGATCTTAAGTCTGCCGCCTTAGACCACTCGGCCAACCCTCCTTAGTAACTTGTTGTGACGGCTCTTAAAGGGAAGAAGTACAAGTAAAACAGGATATGCTTATTTTCTCGTTACAAAcgaatttttgaattagCAGTATAAAAAGGTCAAACTTTATCCTGTTACATCTCCTTTCGCCATTTCTAGTTCTGTTTAAAGAAACCACCTCAAGTGCTCAATCGGGTCAGTGTGTTTCTAAGGATTCTGAGGACCATTTACTCTCAACTTGGTCCCTTAACCAGCTTACCCCAATTGTCGTTGATGATTGTAGcatagaaaaaaaattcttacACCAGTTTGAGTCGGTCCCATGTTGAAgggaaatttttcaaatttttcttcttttgtcCTACGTGGGATTGATATAGAAGTGTGTAAACATTTATCGTCAACTTGTCAGTGTATATCTACTCTTAAAAGGATTTACACAACCATGAATAACGTGATAATAGCAGACTTTGACGAGACTGTCACGAACAGGGATACTACATGTATAGTAGGGCAGTTACCATACACTTTAGATCCTAAATTAAAACCTGCTTGGTCACACTTTGTCGACGTTTATTATGAACACtataaaaaatttcaatcaaACATTAATAGCAGGGTTTTACCACTATTACCACTAGGGAAGGAGACTGTTATTACAGATACCAATTTTACGCAACTTTTCCATGCGGAAGTTGACTTCCAAACAAGTAAAAGGCTTCTTGAATTGTCTAGCACTACTGAGATTGAATCTCGTAATGTGTTCAAAGGAGTAAAGCATGAACAGGTTCGTTCATTTGTGGAAAACAATCTTCAAGGTGCTGATTCACTTTTAAGACCAGGTTTTTCGAATTTCATCTCTTTAGTACCAAAAGATAACTTTCACGTTGTGTCCGTAAATTGGTCACCAGAATTCATTAGACATGTtattggtgatgaaaagaTTCATCCACATCACATTGCATGCAATAATCTAATCTCTGACGGTGATGAGTATACTGGTCAGTTTACCAATGACTTATTGACAGGATCAGATAAAATTAAGGTAATTCAGCAAATTTTGTCATATTATGACAGTAAAGAAAGTGATCATTGTCTATGGTATGTAGGCGATAGCGATACTGATCTATTAAGTGTGCTTTTCCCCAATATCAACGGTGTCTTACTGATTGATCCaattaaagaatccaaaaaatttcagaagCTTACTGTTCAATTATTAGGGTTACCTCAGAAAGAGATGGATGAATTTGCTCACGATTCATCTCTAGGTTGGTATACCTGTTGTACAAAGCAAGGTGGGAAAACTGTCTATATAGTCAAATCGTGGaatgatttacaaagattaatttttggagaaaattgaaatgcTTATTAAGTTTTGTAATTAGATGCGTTATCATGATCGGCGGTAACTTCATACTGCTCGTAGACGTATTTATCTAAGATTTGAGCAATAACTGCTTCGAGGTCATTTAATTCAATAACATACATTTTCACTCTAGATTGGGGTAGTTCTCTACCAATATTCTCATAAAATCCTATTATTTGATCATAAAGACCATTATGGAATTCTAATTGTGAATCATTCATAATGTTGCGTTCCTTAGCCTCTTTTAAGGGcatcaattctttgttACGAATATATTTTCTCACATTACTTAGGATTCTTTGCTGATTTTTCCTTACTGTGGTATCGTATTGCTTGGAGGCTACTTTGATTGATCCACCTTTACTGATGTAATCTAATAGCTTTCTGTTGTTTTGAACCCAGCTGAATTTACCTTTGAGCATGTAATCAATAATGGTGAAAACTTCTGCCATAGTAACAAAAGTTTTCCAAGCTCGAGAGGTTTTATGACATCGTTTTTTCCTTCTGCTATTTAAACCTTTGTCGTCCAATCGCTCATCTGTCTCTGGTAGATAACGAGAAAATGCATGTAAATCAATCAAATTACTACCGAAGGTGAAGTCAAAATTATCGTCAAATATCCCATACTTGATGTAAAATTTCCCACAATTAAATTTGTAAGAAAATTGGAACGTGGTATTGAAAAAGGATCCCAATTTGCGCTGGAAATTGTTAGAGAGAGTTTGGATGAAAGCACAAACATTAACGACGTCATTACATCCTTCTTTgcttgaagaaaaatctacTTCCAGCGGGAAAAATCTTCTCACGCCCTCAGAGCTCATAGGTATTATCTTTGACAGTGTACGTCTACGAACGATTCTTTCCAGTGTAATATTTTCACAGAGACCCATTAAATTATCATGGGTACACAATAAATGTTTTATTGACAGCGGCACTGAATAGAATATTACCTGCGGCTCAGTTAACATTTTTttaacatcttcttcaggGTCCACTTGCACTTGTTGTCCTTGACCTTCGAGCGGTATGGGCACTTCTACCACATCAAACCTATAAAATCCGCCTCCGGCTGAAGGTGGATTATCAATCCAATattcttcagattcagTTCCAGAATCTGTAAATTGAGAATCATCGCTTGACGAATTCACAACACTGTGCAAGAATAAAAATTGTTTTAACTTATGAGCGGGCATTTG includes these proteins:
- a CDS encoding uncharacterized protein (no similarity) — encoded protein: MKISRNSSHRQNRQNSICRPSTVANAANADQIFWNTSTPVLTTDVFEELELPTRRTHSNTNSFSFDQSCFTELPFNEAPEVLQSPDDCCLPQFEEVLELDKNLEQMPAHKLKQFLFLHSVVNSSSDDSQFTDSGTESEEYWIDNPPSAGGGFYRFDVVEVPIPLEGQGQQVQVDPEEDVKKMLTEPQVIFYSVPLSIKHLLCTHDNLMGLCENITLERIVRRRTLSKIIPMSSEGVRRFFPLEVDFSSSKEGCNDVVNVCAFIQTLSNNFQRKLGSFFNTTFQFSYKFNCGKFYIKYGIFDDNFDFTFGSNLIDLHAFSRYLPETDERLDDKGLNSRRKKRCHKTSRAWKTFVTMAEVFTIIDYMLKGKFSWVQNNRKLLDYISKGGSIKVASKQYDTTVRKNQQRILSNVRKYIRNKELMPLKEAKERNIMNDSQLEFHNGLYDQIIGFYENIGRELPQSRVKMYVIELNDLEAVIAQILDKYVYEQYEVTADHDNASNYKT